A stretch of the Corylus avellana chromosome ca6, CavTom2PMs-1.0 genome encodes the following:
- the LOC132184466 gene encoding serpin-ZX, with product MDLQESISNQTDVALGIAKRLLLSEGKDSNLVFSPLSIQVVLSLVAAGAKGSTLDQLLSFLKSKSIDHLNSLASQLVAVVFSDGTPSGGPRLSFANGVWLDKSLSLKPSFKQVVENYYKATLDQVDFQTKAAEVTGQVNMWAEKETSGLIKEVLPPGSVDNTSRLVFANALYFKGAWNEKFDASTTKEYDFHLLNGSSVQVPFMISKKKQLVRAFDGFKVLGLPYKQGEDKRRFTMYFFLPDAKDGLPALVEKLGAESKFLDRHLPYQKIEVGDFRLPRFKISFGFEASNTLKGLGLVLPFSAGGDLTEMVDSQLGQNLYVSSIFHKSFIEVNEEGTEAAAASAAVISLRGLPLNEKIDFVADHPFLFLIREDLTGTVLFIGHVVNPLAG from the exons ATGGACCTCCAAGAATCGATCAGCAATCAAACCGACGTCGCTTTGGGGATCGCGAAGCGGCTTCTGCTAAGCGAAGGCAAGGACTCGAACCTGGTGTTCTCGCCGCTGTCGATCCAGGTGGTGCTGAGCCTGGTCGCGGCGGGGGCCAAGGGCTCCACCCTGGACCAGCTGCTCTCGTTCCTCAAGTCCAAGTCCATCGACCACCTCAATTCCCTCGCTTCCCAGCTCGTAGCCGTGGTTTTCTCCGACGGCACTCCCAGCGGTGGGCCGCGCTTGTCCTTTGCAAATGGGGTTTGGCTCGACAAGTCCCTCTCTCTCAAACCTTCTTTCAAACAGGTTGTGGAGAATTATTATAAGGCCACTCTGGATCAAGTTGATTTTCAGACCAAG GCTGCTGAAGTGACTGGTCAAGTGAATATGTGGGCTGAAAAGGAGACTAGTGGCCTTATCAAAGAGGTTCTTCCTCCTGGGTCTGTTGACAACACATCAAGGCTCGTCTTTGCAAATGCATTATACTTCAAAGGAGCTTGGAATGAGAAGTTTGATGCATCAACAACAAAAGAATATGATTTTCACCTTCTCAATGGGAGCTCAGTTCAAGTGCCCTTCATGATTAGCAAGAAGAAGCAGCTTGTTCGTGCCTTTGATGGTTTCAAAGTCCTTGGACTTCCTTATAAACAAGGTGAGGATAAGCGCCGCTTTACCATGTACTTCTTTCTTCCAGATGCAAAAGATGGGTTGCCAGCTTTGGTAGAGAAATTAGGTGCTGAATCCAAGTTTTTGGATCGCCACCTTCCATACCAAAAAATAGAAGTGGGTGACTTTAGGCTCCCAAGGTTTAAGATATCTTTTGGGTTTGAAGCTTCCAATACCCTTAAGGGATTAGGACTGGTGTTGCCTTTCTCTGCTGGTGGAGATTTGACAGAAATGGTTGACTCACAACTAGGTCAAAACCTATATGTTTCAAGCATTTTTCATAAATCTTTCATTGAAGTTAATGAAGAAGGGACAGAAGCTGCTGCTGCTTCTGCCGCTGTAATATCATTGAGAGGCCTGCCCCTTAATGAAAAGATAGACTTTGTGGCTGACCACCCATTTTTGTTCCTAATCCGAGAAGATTTGACTGGGACGGTGCTATTTATTGGACATGTGGTCAATCCTCTCGCAGGCTAA
- the LOC132183925 gene encoding protein NRT1/ PTR FAMILY 4.5-like: MEPQSRTHKRTFFDLKIVGICRDVKTNPKKETMLGGNRAVFFVYATEGLENMSFVSNAVSLVTYFYGYMNFSLTKSAATLTNFMGTAFLLTLVGGFICDTYLSRFKTCVLFGLIEFLGYGLLTVQAHFHQLRPFPCKDVAINLKNTCEAADTSQSVFLFAGLYMVALGTSGVKAALPALGADQFDEKNPKEAAQLSSFFNWFLFSLTIGAIIGVTFVVWVTSNQGWDWGFGICAVSVLFALLFLCMGKSLYRNNVPMGSPLLRIMQVFAAAIRNRKLPIPENAEELLEVHGKETRMHDEILLRTEQFRFLDRAAIIRSNNDESTATKQGSWSLCTVTQVEETKILIRMLPIILSTVFMNTCLAQLQTFSVQQSTTLNPYILGFKVPSPSLPVIPLLFMFTLIPLYDRVFVPLARKITGVPTGIRHLQRIGIGLVLSAISMAIAGVVETRRKSLAIQHNMVDSADPLPMSLFWLGYQYAVFGAADMFTLVGLLEFFYAESSAGMKSLSTAISWCSVAFGYFLSTVVVEVVNKVSGGWLANNNLNRDKLNYFYYLLSGLSMANFGAYLICASWYRYKKVEMKQSDVGEKIEMSRV; encoded by the exons ATGGAGCCACAGTCTAGAACACATAAACGTACGTTTTTTGACCTGAAAATTGTG GGCATCTGCAGAGATGTTAAAACCAATCCTAAGAAAGAAACAATGCTAGGAGGAAATCGAGCTGTGTTTTTTGTATACg CTACCGAGGGGCTGGAGAACATGTCGTTCGTGTCCAATGCCGTGAGCCTTGTAACTTATTTTTACGGGTATATGAACTTCAGCTTAACAAAATCCGCCGCCACGCTCACAAACTTCATGGGGACTGCTTTTTTACTAACACTCGTTGGGGGATTCATCTGTGACACCTATTTGTCCAGATTTAAGACTTGCGTGCTGTTTGGACTCATTGAATTTTTG GGATATGGGCTCCTGACAGTACAAGCACATTTCCACCAACTAAGGCCCTTCCCATGCAAAGATGTTGCCATAAACCTAAAAAACACATGCGAGGCCGCAGATACAAGCCAATCTGTATTCCTTTTTGCTGGCCTATACATGGTGGCCCTTGGAACCAGCGGGGTTAAGGCGGCGCTGCCGGCCTTGGGAGCCGACCAATTCGATGAAAAAAACCCTAAGGAGGCAGCTCAACTCTCAAGCTTCTTCAACTGGTTCTTGTTCAGCCTCACCATCGGAGCTATAATCGGCGTGACCTTTGTCGTATGGGTAACCTCCAACCAGGGCTGGGACTGGGGCTTTGGTATATGCGCTGTATCGGTCTTATTTGCATTGCTTTTTTTGTGCATGGGCAAGTCTTTATACCGCAATAATGTGCCCATGGGAAGCCCACTACTTCGCATTATGCAG GTATTTGCGGCTGCCATCCGAAACCGAAAACTTCCGATTCCAGAAAATGCAGAGGAATTGCTTGAGGTTCATGGCAAAGAAACAAGAATGCATGATGAAATTCTGTTGAGAACGGAACAATTTAG ATTTTTGGACAGGGCAGCAATCATTAGGAGCAACAATGATGAATCAACAGCAACCAAGCAAGGATCCTGGAGCCTATGCACAGTGACACAAGTTGAAGAGACAAAGATTCTAATTCGCATGCTACCAATTATACTTAGCACCGTATTCATGAACACATGCTTGGCTCAACTTCAAACATTCTCTGTCCAACAAAGCACAACCTTGAACCCCTATATCCTGGGATTTAAAGTGCCCAGCCCCTCACTCCCAGTAATCCCCCTATTGTTCATGTTCACTCTTATTCCATTGTACGACCGGGTTTTTGTCCCATTGGCCAGAAAAATTACAGGAGTGCCCACCGGGATTCGACACCTCCAGCGAATTGGAATCGGGCTGGTGCTCTCAGCTATTTCCATGGCAATTGCCGGAGTCGTGGAGACCCGCCGCAAGTCTCTGGCTATCCAACATAACATGGTTGATAGTGCCGACCCTTTGCCAATGAGTCTGTTTTGGCTGGGTTACCAATATGCTGTATTTGGAGCCGCAGATATGTTTACCCTAGTTGGGCTGCTAGAGTTTTTCTATGCAGAGAGCTCAGCTGGTATGAAGTCACTCAGCACAGCCATTTCATGGTGTTCAGTGGCTTTTGGGTACTTTCTGAGCACAGTAGTGGTGGAGGTGGTGAACAAGGTGAGCGGTGGGTGGTTGGCCAACAATAATTTGAACAGAGATAAGCTGAACTATTTCTACTATTTATTGTCCGGGTTGAGCATGGCGAACTTTGGGGCGTATTTAATATGCGCATCTTGGTATAGATACAAGAAAGTGGAAATGAAGCAAAGTGATGTTGGGGAAAAGATTGAAATGTCTAGGGTTTAG